In one Sulfitobacter sp. LCG007 genomic region, the following are encoded:
- the rpsU gene encoding 30S ribosomal protein S21, with the protein MQVSVRDNNVDQALRALKKKLQREGVFREMKLKQHFEKPSEKRAREKAEAIRRARKLARKKLQREGLL; encoded by the coding sequence ATGCAGGTAAGTGTTCGCGACAACAATGTCGATCAGGCGCTCCGTGCCCTGAAGAAGAAGCTGCAGCGTGAAGGCGTCTTCCGTGAAATGAAGCTCAAGCAACATTTCGAGAAGCCGTCCGAAAAGCGCGCGCGCGAGAAAGCCGAAGCTATCCGCCGTGCCCGCAAGCTGGCACGCAAGAAGCTGCAGCGCGAAGGGCTTCTCTGA